A portion of the Chiroxiphia lanceolata isolate bChiLan1 chromosome 10, bChiLan1.pri, whole genome shotgun sequence genome contains these proteins:
- the ADIPOQ gene encoding adiponectin: protein MRGPTGILLCSLLLMAPHCTEVVAQDDQPDPKMPCAKWMGGAPGYPGHNGLPGRDGKDGKDGLKGEKGDAGAAGPIGAPGMTGPPGMTGPPGAPGFTGLKGEKGEGAFVHRSAFSVGLTERPPAPNIPIRFSKIFYNEQGHYDVSTGKFLCNVPGTYYFAYHLTVYLADVKVSLYKKGKAVIFTYDQFQNNNVDQASGSVLLHLSSGDEVWLQVYGNGNNNGVYADNVNDSTFMGFLLYPDMDDY, encoded by the exons ATGAGGGGCCCAACAGGCATCCTGCTGTGCTCATTGCTGCTGATGGCCCCCCATTGCACAGAGGTGGTTGCCCAGGATGACCAGCCTGACCCCAAAATGCCATGTGCCAAGTGGATGGGAGGAGCACCTGGCTACCCTGGCCACAACGGGCTCCCTGGTCGGGAtgggaaagatggaaaagatggactaaagggagaaaaaggagatgcAG GTGCAGCAGGTCCCATAGGTGCGCCAGGCATGACAGGACCCCCAGGGATGACGGGacctcctggagctcctggatTCACGGGACTGAAGGGGGAGAAGGGTGAAGGTGCTTTTGTCCACCGCTCTGCCTTCAGCGTAGGGCTGACAGAGCGCCCCCCTGCCCCCAACATCCCCATCCGCTTCAGCAAGATCTTCTACAACGAGCAGGGCCACTATGACGTCAGCACTGGCAAGTTCCTGTGCAATGTCCCCGGCACCTACTACTTCGCCTACCACCTCACGGTCTACCTGGCAGATGTCAAGGTCAGCCTCTACAAGAAGGGTAAGGCCGTGATCTTCACCTATGACCAGTTCCAGAACAACAACGTTGACCAAGCAAGTGGCTCTGTCTTGCTGCACCTCAGCTCCGGGGATGAGGTCTGGCTTCAGGTGTATGGGAACGGGAACAACAACGGTGTCTACGCTGACAACGTCAACGATTCTACTTTCATGGGCTTCCTCCTGTACCCCGACATGGATGACTATTAA